In one window of Microscilla marina ATCC 23134 DNA:
- a CDS encoding TauD/TfdA dioxygenase family protein has translation MLTTTPFKIEDAAEGQIGGIISGIDVTKLTHDAPELEEIRQAIYRNKLIVIKGQNMGDNPAEYVEFTRKLGTPQVYFQENYHHPDFPEVFVSSNINKEGEKVGVAGTGKYWHTDCQFEQKPLSFTSITPVVIPNTVRATYYIDMHKVYENLPADLKALVEGATMIHGGNNRYKVQPCDIDKSIQQLIDYMNEIVPPVEHPAVIEHPVNGDKILYMSSGFTMKIKGLTYEENEKAMKALFDFIEQEKHIHTHSWDAGDLIIWDNRYLLHMSSSIPAGEKSKSYRIGIYDNHPFYVGLEK, from the coding sequence ATGTTAACTACCACTCCATTCAAAATTGAAGATGCTGCCGAAGGACAAATCGGGGGTATTATTAGTGGCATAGATGTCACTAAACTAACCCATGATGCGCCCGAGCTTGAAGAAATTCGCCAGGCGATTTATCGCAACAAGTTAATCGTAATTAAGGGGCAAAATATGGGTGATAACCCCGCCGAATATGTAGAGTTTACCCGCAAACTAGGCACGCCTCAAGTCTATTTTCAGGAAAACTACCACCATCCTGATTTTCCCGAAGTTTTTGTGTCTTCTAATATCAATAAAGAAGGAGAAAAAGTAGGCGTAGCAGGTACTGGTAAGTATTGGCACACCGACTGTCAGTTTGAGCAAAAACCATTGTCGTTTACTTCTATCACGCCGGTAGTGATTCCAAATACCGTGCGCGCCACTTATTATATAGACATGCACAAAGTGTATGAAAATCTGCCAGCCGACCTTAAGGCATTGGTCGAAGGGGCAACAATGATTCATGGCGGTAACAACCGTTACAAAGTACAGCCTTGCGATATTGACAAGTCTATCCAGCAGTTGATTGATTACATGAACGAGATTGTGCCACCAGTAGAGCACCCTGCTGTCATCGAGCACCCGGTTAATGGAGATAAAATCTTGTATATGAGCAGTGGCTTCACAATGAAGATTAAAGGGCTCACTTATGAAGAAAACGAAAAGGCTATGAAAGCTTTGTTTGATTTTATTGAGCAAGAAAAACACATTCATACCCACTCGTGGGATGCGGGCGATTTGATTATTTGGGACAATCGTTATTTGTTACACATGTCTTCCAGCATTCCGGCTGGCGAAAAAAGCAAAAGTTACCGCATTGGTATCTATGACAATCATCCTTTTTATGTTGGACTTGAAAAATAA
- a CDS encoding Hsp20/alpha crystallin family protein, with product MSLVKFYTKPLYSHAYNHFFNRDINKVVGTDTVKNSPLVNISELNGDYLIEVAAPGLTKEDLKVDIDKQLLTVKAAVAKETNAEDTAKYTRKEFGYGSFKRSFTLPESVDTQKVNAKYENGILNIHLPQKEEAKPKPAREINIG from the coding sequence ATGTCACTAGTAAAATTTTATACGAAACCATTGTACAGTCACGCTTATAATCACTTTTTTAACCGCGACATCAACAAAGTAGTGGGCACCGATACTGTAAAAAACAGTCCATTGGTTAACATCAGCGAACTCAACGGAGACTATCTGATAGAGGTAGCCGCCCCAGGTTTGACTAAAGAAGACCTGAAGGTAGATATAGACAAGCAATTGCTTACTGTAAAAGCAGCAGTAGCCAAAGAAACCAATGCCGAAGATACCGCGAAATATACGCGTAAAGAGTTTGGGTATGGTTCGTTCAAAAGAAGTTTTACCTTGCCCGAAAGTGTAGACACACAAAAAGTAAATGCCAAATACGAAAACGGAATTTTGAACATTCACTTGCCCCAAAAAGAAGAGGCCAAGCCCAAGCCAGCCCGTGAAATAAATATTGGGTAA
- a CDS encoding non-ribosomal peptide synthetase: MIVSNILAEIRQATEADIRPLLTEFIRESLVDFLELDDIEEVIPSQSFADLGTDSMQATEFKLFLEKQLDCKLKTTVLLDYPTTDLLVEFLATEVLEVEQETVATASDENPDQADLLAIVALTGTYPGADNIEALWDNVVSGKRMVFEEVPGANGYGYGRINSPKSEDVLEFLKFSKREYAQLNRQEKIAYQTITNGLKGAGMGLKDLTGRTTGVYMGVSDYRDEDQEHLPSDVPLPNKVAFHLNLLGPSHVTNAFCSSVYVALHQALVAIERGECEQALVGGFNTIAEKEFKRLANHEFCKFFLSKDNCVRSFGDHATGFARSEGAGILLIKPLKQALKDKNEVHAVIRGSAVYHGGRGFNFNAPNARGIKKAVWESLKKAGLSADDIDYIEAHGIGNSMADVAEIGAIEDAYVAASEKNDKTWQTSSIKPTTGHPEYAAGFASLIKAVQAIRHQTIPGIPGLEAVNPEITEDSRLVLQREHKPWKRQASPRRVALCSYAIGGVNAQIILEEYRPDALPKSGKKSTNNLAINNVLASQSSTPTQETSAPMIDLVKEVLDLDMNKLDLHQPIMNYGFDSIKVMQLVRRANEKLGTKIKMGQVMRVNTFQEFLELYQPKLQLDQAQPVEQTPIVFTDLVKEILGLDVREIDPNDSILSYGFDSIKVMQLVRRANEKLGTRVKMGQVMRVNTFQEFLSLFEQNRGVQNTVAQVALPDQLPDLSLEGKTYPISEMQKGMWFIQKMEADSTRLNVPIYFHCQEKVDTATLWAAFEALLENNPILRTSFRLNNAGDITHTIHPTRDCLNLELMTLEEGQDLLTLGKSLLRHPFELDKPPLVRLFLMTNPHTGEHHVLFIVHHIVIDGMSGVWLMQEYWKAYYQIKKGDKVDTSNPDTAYFDFVKWEQKYVESQEGLQDRQWWVNQLQNMPKGINLPYDEVKPHEDAIGSGCEKFYIRGTQLEQLKQLAADRRVNFSTMLLAIFKVFIHKISQQDNLAVITPVQGRPSENYEDSMGCYINIIVTNTQVAPHQPFQNYLEQVRDKFIDGLDYLFYPFAKVVEGLGLNLSRRVEEARLNPLSISYTYQNIFDGWLALEDEIQKIEPNYDIFQEAGDNYGLEVYDWRDHLQLNFKYKKSLFYAATIQHHLQYFGQLLNEIISQPAQLIGKFPALPTRVRNVEYPVLPDTSADYPKDECIHNLFKANVEKNPEQLAVVGADGQLTYQELDALSGQLAHQLVTAGATPDSLVGVCLPRSLDMIVAVMGIIKAGAAYVPLDAAHPDERLNYMLENADLKLLVTCSHLEERLKQVAAVQNSQLFFTDRLEKGTGTSVEHAHQVVAADGLAYMIYTSGSTGKPKGVMVTHQGVINHSFSTIRQFGFTPEDRLLQFASISFDVFAEDVFPTLIAGATLVMMEDEKFIDPMYVKQTMQLHKVTLVNFPTAYWHTLSSMSFQDTTLRTVLIGGEQAEMEHYKQWRENNPNLPVMNTYGPTETTISVAYYPMTEATTKLPNIPIGQPYQNTQLYVLNEQLEQLPVGEIGELYIAGDGVTRGYWKNEALTQEKFVDNPFNPGTRLYKSGDKAQWNAEGQLVCLGRVDQQVKIRGFRVELGEIEQVLSAHPLVLQAVVVAQKINQNQQLKAFVTFKVQVKAEALSVHLKERLPEYMIPANFELVDKFPLTVNGKVDRKKLSETKNILANSATTQVASEGTLDEVAQELIALWQSKLGVAQVGVDDNFFEIGGHSLLGVQLVHLMNQRWKGSNLQVLDLMKNPTIRGVVQKIRESGVLDTTTAAQKNNRGNSPYLITLRPSIPTFIVPGMPGLSDSYLELAESLATDGPVYGLQMKGFVQGEAAQTVQEMASHNIECIRQIHPQGKINLYAHSYGGTVLYEMLRQLQETALEVNNIVLMDCGLLPSQEEKSQVPLSKEMVSRFCKVMLSNAGINDSTVLTQVDAILENNLSESWKSKMVALFVQLKVGGDAAFLTKMWEVVETSLAVDYAYDAPKWDYVIKFVIAEESVAWLDANTWDDYYKNVEVIKAQGGHHTMLNKENCLSWL, encoded by the coding sequence ATGATAGTTTCAAATATTTTAGCTGAAATCCGCCAAGCTACTGAGGCAGACATTCGTCCATTGCTGACTGAATTTATCAGAGAGTCGCTGGTTGATTTTTTAGAATTAGACGACATAGAAGAGGTCATTCCAAGTCAATCCTTTGCTGACTTAGGCACTGATTCAATGCAAGCCACCGAGTTTAAGTTGTTTTTAGAAAAACAGTTGGACTGTAAACTCAAAACTACTGTGTTGCTTGACTACCCTACTACTGATCTATTGGTCGAGTTTTTGGCAACAGAGGTGTTAGAGGTGGAGCAAGAAACAGTGGCAACCGCAAGCGATGAAAACCCCGATCAAGCCGATTTGCTGGCAATTGTAGCCTTGACTGGTACTTACCCTGGTGCAGATAATATAGAAGCACTTTGGGACAATGTAGTAAGCGGTAAGCGAATGGTATTTGAGGAGGTGCCAGGTGCCAACGGTTATGGTTATGGACGTATCAATTCTCCTAAAAGTGAGGATGTGCTTGAATTCTTAAAATTTAGTAAGAGAGAATACGCCCAGCTGAATCGTCAGGAAAAAATAGCTTATCAAACCATTACCAATGGGTTGAAAGGCGCAGGGATGGGGCTTAAAGATTTGACCGGACGCACTACAGGAGTGTATATGGGGGTGTCGGACTACAGAGATGAAGACCAAGAGCATTTGCCTAGCGATGTTCCCTTGCCCAATAAGGTGGCGTTTCATCTAAACTTGCTCGGTCCTAGCCATGTCACCAATGCTTTTTGCTCAAGTGTATATGTAGCCTTGCACCAAGCCCTGGTAGCAATTGAGCGAGGCGAGTGTGAGCAAGCTTTGGTGGGAGGATTTAACACCATCGCCGAAAAAGAATTTAAACGATTAGCGAATCATGAGTTTTGCAAGTTTTTTCTGAGCAAAGACAATTGCGTTCGTAGTTTTGGCGATCATGCCACTGGATTTGCTCGCAGTGAAGGAGCGGGTATTTTATTGATTAAACCTTTGAAACAAGCCCTCAAAGACAAAAATGAAGTACATGCAGTCATAAGAGGGAGTGCGGTATATCACGGAGGGCGAGGTTTTAATTTTAATGCGCCCAATGCCCGTGGGATTAAAAAAGCCGTTTGGGAAAGCTTGAAAAAAGCGGGATTATCTGCTGATGATATAGATTATATAGAAGCCCACGGCATTGGCAACTCTATGGCTGATGTAGCCGAAATAGGTGCCATAGAAGATGCTTATGTGGCGGCAAGTGAAAAAAACGATAAAACCTGGCAAACTAGTAGTATTAAGCCTACGACTGGGCACCCTGAGTATGCCGCTGGGTTTGCTTCTTTGATTAAAGCGGTGCAAGCCATACGTCACCAAACTATTCCCGGTATTCCGGGGTTGGAAGCTGTCAATCCTGAAATTACTGAAGATTCCCGCTTGGTTTTACAGCGTGAACACAAGCCTTGGAAGCGTCAGGCAAGCCCAAGAAGAGTAGCCCTGTGCAGCTATGCTATAGGAGGGGTAAATGCCCAAATTATATTAGAAGAGTATCGCCCCGATGCTTTGCCAAAAAGTGGCAAAAAAAGCACTAACAACTTAGCAATCAACAATGTATTGGCAAGTCAATCCTCTACGCCTACTCAGGAAACATCTGCTCCAATGATAGATTTGGTAAAGGAAGTGTTGGACTTGGATATGAACAAGCTTGACTTACACCAACCCATTATGAACTATGGGTTTGACTCTATCAAAGTGATGCAGTTGGTGCGCCGTGCCAACGAAAAACTAGGCACCAAAATAAAGATGGGGCAAGTCATGCGGGTGAACACCTTCCAAGAGTTTTTGGAGCTGTATCAACCCAAGTTACAGCTTGACCAAGCACAACCTGTTGAGCAAACCCCTATCGTATTTACAGATTTGGTAAAAGAAATACTTGGCTTGGACGTACGCGAAATTGATCCCAACGATTCTATCCTGAGCTATGGGTTTGACTCTATCAAAGTGATGCAGTTGGTGCGCCGTGCCAACGAAAAACTAGGTACCCGAGTGAAAATGGGGCAGGTAATGCGGGTAAATACTTTTCAGGAGTTTTTGAGCTTATTTGAGCAAAATAGGGGTGTTCAAAATACGGTTGCCCAAGTAGCTCTTCCTGATCAATTGCCTGACTTGAGCCTGGAAGGAAAAACTTACCCTATTTCAGAAATGCAAAAAGGGATGTGGTTTATCCAAAAAATGGAGGCTGACTCTACCCGACTCAATGTGCCTATTTACTTTCATTGCCAAGAAAAGGTGGATACAGCTACTTTGTGGGCTGCTTTTGAAGCATTGCTAGAGAACAATCCCATCTTACGCACCTCGTTTAGACTCAACAATGCTGGAGACATTACCCACACGATTCACCCCACCCGCGATTGCCTCAACTTAGAACTCATGACCCTGGAAGAAGGGCAAGACTTATTGACTTTGGGCAAGTCGTTGCTTCGACATCCTTTTGAGTTGGACAAACCTCCTTTGGTCAGGTTGTTTTTGATGACCAACCCCCACACCGGAGAACATCATGTGTTATTCATTGTCCACCACATTGTGATAGATGGTATGTCAGGGGTATGGCTCATGCAAGAATACTGGAAGGCATACTACCAGATTAAAAAAGGGGACAAAGTAGACACCAGTAACCCCGATACTGCCTATTTTGATTTTGTGAAGTGGGAACAAAAATATGTAGAGAGTCAAGAGGGTTTACAAGATAGACAGTGGTGGGTAAACCAATTGCAAAATATGCCCAAAGGCATCAACCTACCCTATGATGAGGTAAAGCCTCACGAAGATGCCATAGGTTCGGGTTGTGAAAAGTTTTATATCCGGGGAACACAACTTGAGCAATTGAAACAACTGGCAGCTGATCGCCGAGTCAACTTCTCTACAATGTTGCTGGCTATTTTTAAGGTATTTATCCATAAAATAAGCCAACAAGACAATCTAGCAGTGATTACCCCAGTACAAGGGCGTCCCTCAGAAAACTACGAGGACAGCATGGGCTGTTATATTAATATCATTGTAACCAATACCCAAGTAGCTCCCCATCAGCCGTTTCAAAACTACCTTGAGCAAGTGCGAGACAAATTTATTGATGGGCTAGATTATTTGTTTTATCCTTTTGCCAAAGTGGTAGAAGGCCTAGGGCTTAACCTAAGCCGCCGGGTAGAAGAGGCCAGGCTTAACCCTTTGTCTATTTCTTATACTTATCAAAATATATTTGATGGTTGGTTGGCTTTAGAAGATGAAATACAAAAAATTGAGCCCAATTATGACATCTTTCAGGAAGCAGGTGACAACTATGGCTTGGAAGTATACGATTGGAGAGATCATTTACAGCTCAACTTCAAATACAAAAAGAGCCTTTTTTATGCAGCAACCATTCAACATCACTTACAGTATTTTGGACAATTGCTCAACGAAATTATTAGTCAGCCCGCGCAATTAATCGGGAAGTTTCCAGCATTGCCCACAAGGGTGAGAAATGTGGAGTACCCTGTGTTGCCTGATACCAGTGCCGATTATCCCAAGGATGAATGTATTCATAATTTGTTTAAAGCAAATGTGGAGAAAAATCCGGAGCAACTTGCCGTGGTTGGGGCAGATGGGCAACTCACCTACCAAGAACTAGATGCACTAAGTGGTCAATTAGCCCATCAATTGGTGACCGCAGGTGCTACTCCCGACTCCTTGGTAGGCGTATGCTTACCCCGTTCGCTAGACATGATAGTGGCTGTCATGGGAATTATAAAGGCAGGAGCGGCTTATGTACCACTAGATGCCGCCCACCCAGACGAGCGTCTGAATTACATGCTGGAAAATGCAGACTTGAAGTTATTGGTGACTTGTAGCCACCTAGAGGAACGCCTGAAACAAGTAGCTGCTGTGCAGAATAGTCAGCTGTTTTTTACCGATCGTTTAGAAAAAGGTACGGGTACATCCGTTGAACATGCACATCAGGTAGTAGCTGCAGATGGTTTGGCATACATGATCTATACGTCTGGATCTACCGGAAAACCCAAAGGGGTAATGGTGACACACCAAGGAGTGATCAACCATAGTTTTTCTACCATTCGTCAATTTGGTTTTACCCCCGAAGATAGACTTCTTCAGTTTGCCAGCATTAGTTTTGACGTATTTGCCGAAGATGTATTTCCTACATTGATTGCCGGAGCTACCTTGGTAATGATGGAGGACGAAAAATTTATTGACCCGATGTATGTAAAGCAGACGATGCAACTACATAAGGTGACATTGGTAAACTTCCCCACAGCTTATTGGCATACGCTTTCCTCGATGAGTTTTCAGGATACCACCTTGCGCACCGTGTTGATTGGGGGAGAACAGGCTGAAATGGAGCATTATAAACAATGGCGGGAAAACAACCCTAATTTGCCGGTAATGAATACCTACGGCCCCACCGAGACCACTATTTCGGTGGCGTATTATCCTATGACCGAAGCTACCACCAAGTTGCCCAACATTCCGATTGGACAACCTTATCAAAATACTCAGTTGTATGTGTTGAACGAACAGCTTGAGCAATTGCCCGTGGGCGAAATAGGGGAGTTGTACATTGCCGGAGATGGAGTGACACGAGGCTATTGGAAAAATGAGGCATTGACTCAAGAGAAATTTGTTGATAATCCGTTTAACCCTGGTACACGCTTGTACAAATCGGGCGACAAAGCCCAATGGAATGCTGAAGGACAGCTAGTGTGCTTGGGCAGGGTAGATCAGCAGGTAAAAATTAGAGGGTTTCGTGTTGAGTTGGGCGAAATAGAACAGGTGTTGAGTGCCCACCCTTTAGTACTTCAGGCAGTAGTAGTAGCTCAAAAAATCAATCAAAACCAACAGCTAAAGGCATTTGTTACTTTCAAAGTGCAGGTAAAAGCGGAGGCGTTAAGTGTGCATCTCAAGGAGCGTTTGCCCGAATATATGATTCCGGCGAACTTTGAGTTGGTAGATAAGTTTCCGCTGACAGTCAATGGTAAAGTAGACCGAAAAAAGCTGAGTGAAACCAAAAATATTTTGGCAAATAGCGCTACTACTCAGGTAGCTTCAGAGGGCACACTTGACGAAGTAGCCCAAGAGCTTATAGCGCTATGGCAGAGTAAGTTAGGAGTGGCTCAGGTAGGAGTAGACGACAACTTTTTTGAAATAGGAGGACATTCGTTACTGGGGGTACAGTTGGTGCATTTAATGAACCAACGTTGGAAGGGGAGCAACCTTCAAGTGCTTGATCTTATGAAAAACCCGACCATTCGCGGGGTAGTCCAAAAAATTAGGGAAAGTGGCGTGCTTGATACAACTACGGCAGCCCAAAAAAATAACCGAGGCAACAGCCCTTACTTGATTACTTTGCGCCCTAGTATTCCTACTTTTATAGTGCCCGGAATGCCTGGCTTGAGTGATAGCTACCTAGAGTTAGCCGAGAGTTTAGCGACCGATGGACCCGTATATGGTTTGCAAATGAAAGGCTTTGTTCAAGGAGAGGCTGCCCAAACGGTGCAAGAAATGGCATCCCATAATATTGAGTGTATTCGGCAAATTCACCCACAGGGTAAAATTAATTTGTATGCCCATAGTTATGGTGGTACTGTGCTGTATGAAATGCTCCGCCAACTGCAAGAGACCGCTTTAGAAGTCAACAACATTGTATTGATGGACTGTGGACTGTTACCCAGCCAGGAAGAAAAGAGTCAAGTGCCATTAAGCAAAGAGATGGTGAGCAGGTTTTGTAAGGTAATGCTAAGCAATGCTGGAATCAACGATTCAACTGTTTTGACCCAGGTAGATGCTATATTAGAAAACAATCTATCAGAAAGCTGGAAGTCTAAAATGGTTGCCTTGTTTGTGCAGTTGAAAGTAGGAGGGGATGCGGCATTTTTAACCAAAATGTGGGAAGTGGTAGAAACCTCCTTAGCAGTAGATTATGCCTATGATGCCCCTAAATGGGACTATGTGATCAAATTTGTGATTGCAGAAGAAAGTGTAGCCTGGCTCGATGCAAATACTTGGGACGATTACTATAAGAATGTAGAGGTAATCAAGGCTCAAGGCGGGCACCACACAATGTTGAATAAAGAAAATTGCTTGAGTTGGTTGTAG
- a CDS encoding FcoT family thioesterase — protein sequence MQNLEITNIRQNNLRTRIEDGFVEKVMKPYRANTAYLQSAEFVQQPGQGLAGLTMEGVFNIPESCYIDDTGHFNAVEYNICYNQLGYVFLGHCIKNGLIPDLASYDEDTFFEKQLSNILIVKIASNYKKPINPKKFYGTYGVKSTTYKSKCIFLSTYCNFYDDNEGKSQGEVMLAILHP from the coding sequence ATGCAAAATTTAGAAATTACGAACATCAGGCAAAACAACTTGCGTACACGCATTGAAGACGGCTTTGTTGAAAAAGTGATGAAGCCCTATCGAGCCAATACTGCTTATTTACAATCGGCGGAGTTTGTGCAGCAACCAGGCCAAGGGCTGGCAGGACTGACAATGGAAGGGGTTTTCAACATTCCTGAGTCTTGCTATATTGACGATACTGGGCACTTTAACGCTGTAGAATATAATATTTGCTACAACCAATTGGGGTATGTTTTTTTGGGGCATTGCATCAAAAATGGACTAATCCCTGACTTGGCTTCCTATGATGAAGATACTTTTTTTGAGAAGCAATTGTCTAACATCTTAATTGTGAAGATTGCTTCTAACTATAAAAAGCCCATCAACCCCAAGAAGTTTTATGGAACTTATGGGGTCAAATCTACCACCTATAAATCCAAGTGCATTTTCCTGAGTACTTATTGTAATTTTTATGATGATAATGAAGGTAAATCGCAAGGGGAGGTAATGCTGGCGATTTTACACCCATAA
- a CDS encoding peroxiredoxin produces the protein MALRLGDEAPNFTAQTTEGEINFHEWMGDNWVVFFSHPADFTPVCTTELGTVAKYRDKFEARNVKTLALSVDPLDSHKSWINDINETQNTNVDYPIVADPDKSIATMYDMLHPNALTNLTVRSVFIIGPDKKIKLTLTYPASTGRNFDEIIRVIDSLQLTANHSVATPANWRDGEDVVVSPAIATEDIPERFPKGHTVIKSYLRTTPQPNK, from the coding sequence ATGGCACTTAGATTAGGTGACGAAGCGCCCAACTTTACGGCGCAGACTACAGAAGGAGAAATTAATTTTCATGAATGGATGGGGGATAACTGGGTGGTGTTTTTCTCGCACCCCGCCGATTTTACTCCAGTATGTACTACCGAGCTAGGCACGGTGGCCAAATACCGCGATAAGTTTGAGGCACGCAACGTAAAAACTCTAGCGTTGAGTGTTGACCCGCTGGACTCGCACAAAAGCTGGATTAATGACATCAACGAAACCCAAAATACCAATGTCGACTATCCGATAGTGGCTGACCCTGACAAGAGTATTGCTACGATGTATGACATGTTGCACCCCAATGCTTTGACCAACTTGACGGTAAGGTCGGTTTTTATCATTGGTCCAGACAAAAAGATAAAACTTACATTGACTTATCCGGCGTCTACAGGAAGAAATTTCGACGAGATTATCCGAGTGATAGATTCGCTACAGTTGACTGCCAACCACAGCGTGGCAACTCCTGCCAACTGGCGAGACGGCGAAGATGTGGTGGTATCGCCTGCTATTGCAACTGAAGATATTCCAGAACGATTCCCGAAAGGGCACACAGTCATCAAGTCTTATTTGCGCACTACGCCGCAGCCTAACAAGTAG
- a CDS encoding long-chain-fatty-acid--CoA ligase has translation MTPDFQTLPDLSAKQASQIPNKIALIYEDELYTYAQLEQNANRVAQGLLQLGLSPQTRVAILAKDSLASYEILFGCAKSKTVLVTINWRLVAQEVLFILNDSQTEVLFVGKEFLPLIEQIKPDLQNIKTIISIEQPDASMEYRDYTSWKNQHSNQSPALDYLPEDVTVQIYTSGTTGLPKGVQLAHYSFFRLMKGMQAQGDAWMNLNAQDTLLLSLPMFHIGGLWWTIQGMIVGGRGAVLNTFVPWRALELIEQYQITKVAMVPAMIQFCMAEPTFDTTNFSSVQGFLYGGSPIAPTLLRQAMDALQCGFFQIYGMTETGNMAVCLRPEDHDFSNETRLKAAGKPLPGVEVKITNSQGELLSAHQIGEIHLKSPSRMIGYWNRDEATKKTLVDGWISTGDVGYQDEEGYIFVCDRVKDMIIYAGENLFPVEIEAALSEHEGIEEVAVIGIPSEQWGEIPKAFIVQKPGYSLKKKVILSFAKERMADFKVPRSVEFVDKLPRNPSGKVLKRVLREPYWNTMGRQVN, from the coding sequence ATCGCCCCAAACCAGAGTAGCCATTTTGGCCAAAGATAGCCTGGCTAGTTATGAGATTTTATTTGGTTGTGCCAAGTCAAAAACGGTTTTAGTAACCATCAACTGGCGATTGGTAGCCCAAGAAGTATTATTTATTCTAAACGATAGTCAAACTGAGGTGCTGTTTGTGGGTAAGGAGTTTTTACCCCTGATTGAGCAAATCAAACCTGATTTGCAAAATATAAAAACGATCATTTCTATAGAACAGCCTGATGCTTCTATGGAATATAGAGATTATACCTCCTGGAAAAACCAACATTCTAATCAGTCACCAGCGTTGGACTATCTCCCTGAGGATGTGACCGTACAGATTTATACCAGCGGGACTACTGGCTTGCCCAAAGGTGTGCAACTAGCGCACTATAGCTTTTTTAGGCTCATGAAAGGGATGCAGGCTCAAGGAGATGCCTGGATGAACCTGAATGCTCAAGATACTTTGTTGTTATCTTTGCCTATGTTTCATATTGGAGGACTCTGGTGGACTATTCAAGGAATGATTGTGGGTGGAAGAGGGGCAGTATTGAATACTTTTGTCCCCTGGCGAGCACTTGAACTCATTGAGCAATACCAAATTACGAAAGTGGCCATGGTGCCTGCCATGATCCAGTTTTGTATGGCAGAACCCACTTTTGACACTACCAATTTTTCTTCAGTACAAGGATTTTTGTACGGTGGTTCTCCCATAGCACCCACCTTGTTGCGTCAGGCAATGGATGCCTTGCAATGTGGTTTTTTCCAGATTTATGGTATGACCGAAACCGGTAATATGGCGGTGTGCTTACGCCCCGAAGACCACGATTTTTCTAATGAAACCCGTCTAAAAGCGGCTGGAAAACCCTTGCCAGGAGTAGAAGTAAAAATTACAAACTCTCAAGGTGAGTTGTTGTCTGCCCATCAAATTGGCGAAATTCACCTTAAATCCCCGTCAAGAATGATTGGCTACTGGAACCGTGACGAAGCCACTAAAAAAACTTTAGTGGATGGCTGGATAAGCACTGGTGATGTGGGTTATCAGGACGAAGAAGGGTACATTTTTGTATGCGATCGGGTCAAAGATATGATCATTTATGCTGGAGAAAACTTGTTTCCGGTCGAGATAGAAGCAGCCCTGAGCGAGCACGAAGGCATAGAAGAAGTGGCGGTGATTGGTATCCCCAGTGAACAGTGGGGAGAAATACCTAAAGCTTTTATAGTACAAAAGCCAGGTTATTCGCTTAAGAAGAAAGTGATTCTCTCTTTTGCCAAAGAACGAATGGCTGATTTTAAAGTACCTAGGTCGGTAGAGTTTGTAGACAAACTACCAAGAAACCCCAGCGGAAAGGTCTTAAAGAGAGTTTTGCGTGAGCCTTACTGGAATACAATGGGGAGGCAAGTGAATTAA